The following are encoded in a window of Gaiellales bacterium genomic DNA:
- a CDS encoding HU family DNA-binding protein codes for MTKSDFIDAVATRSGLSKKDAGAALDAVLDSVKDALKKGDEVTFTGFGKFSVQARKARTGVNPRNPGQKVTIPASKVPKFSAGSQLKAAVKQ; via the coding sequence GTGACCAAGAGCGACTTTATCGACGCCGTGGCGACCAGGTCCGGACTGTCCAAGAAGGACGCCGGCGCGGCGCTCGACGCGGTGCTCGATTCCGTGAAGGACGCGCTCAAGAAGGGCGACGAGGTCACCTTCACCGGTTTTGGGAAGTTCAGCGTGCAGGCACGCAAGGCGCGCACCGGCGTGAACCCGCGCAACCCTGGCCAGAAAGTCACCATCCCGGCCAGCAAGGTGCCGAAGTTTTCTGCCGGCAGCCAGCTGAAGGCCGCGGTCAAGCAGTAG
- the pyrE gene encoding orotate phosphoribosyltransferase, which translates to MTSSGRAELGRRLVERAYLEGDFVLRSGRRSRYYLDKYRFETDPQLLAGLGRELAAMVREHAPQAALLAGPELGAVPLTAAASIESGMPFVIVRKDTKDYGTGNRLEGVWAPGTAVCVIEDVVTSGGALLSAIAALRAENLDICAAISVVDRQEGGAEAIAAEGVPYAALFTVESLGLTPTPQTA; encoded by the coding sequence GTGACGTCGTCCGGCCGGGCCGAGCTCGGCCGCCGGCTGGTGGAGCGCGCATATCTCGAGGGCGACTTCGTCCTGCGCTCGGGCCGGCGCAGCCGCTACTACCTCGACAAGTACCGCTTCGAGACCGACCCGCAGCTGCTGGCCGGGCTGGGCCGCGAGCTGGCCGCGATGGTGCGCGAGCATGCGCCCCAGGCGGCGCTTCTGGCGGGCCCCGAGCTGGGCGCGGTGCCGCTGACGGCGGCGGCCTCGATCGAGTCCGGCATGCCGTTCGTGATCGTGCGAAAAGATACGAAGGACTACGGCACGGGCAATCGTCTCGAGGGCGTCTGGGCGCCGGGGACGGCCGTCTGCGTGATCGAGGACGTGGTCACGTCGGGCGGTGCGCTGCTGTCCGCCATTGCCGCTCTGCGAGCTGAAAATCTCGACATTTGTGCTGCAATTTCGGTGGTTGACCGTCAGGAGGGGGGCGCCGAGGCGATCGCCGCAGAAGGCGTGCCGTACGCCGCCCTCTTCACCGTCGAATCCCTCGGCCTCACGCCGACCCCTCAGACAGCCTGA
- a CDS encoding roadblock/LC7 domain-containing protein encodes MDAAAAIDELRSLSTQIDVIMVAARDGSVTASTVEGDRAERLGGLARDLVAGADTVRADLGRDALSQLQAATPDGSVFVVLDGDRMAVATTGADPTVGLVFYDLKTLLRQLDDDGAAAAPADAGESGDA; translated from the coding sequence ATGGATGCAGCCGCCGCGATCGACGAGCTACGCAGCCTCTCTACCCAGATCGACGTGATCATGGTGGCCGCCCGGGACGGCTCGGTGACCGCCTCCACCGTCGAGGGCGACCGGGCCGAGCGGCTCGGCGGGCTGGCCCGCGACCTGGTCGCGGGCGCGGACACCGTCCGCGCCGATCTCGGCCGCGACGCGCTCTCCCAGCTCCAGGCGGCAACGCCGGACGGGAGCGTGTTCGTGGTGCTCGACGGCGACCGCATGGCCGTCGCGACGACCGGCGCCGACCCGACGGTCGGCCTCGTGTTCTACGACCTGAAGACGCTCCTGCGCCAGCTGGACGACGACGGAGCGGCGGCGGCGCCGGCGGACGCGGGGGAGAGCGGCGATGCCTAA
- a CDS encoding YihY/virulence factor BrkB family protein, producing MAANTPKMVLHPLRTAAKHGHPVISKYLRDRGPHLAAMVAYYALLSLVPFLFLTASLLGFAGHVSPSSYLIRELAHILPGQSARDLLHTVQAIQRDAGTLGAIGLIGLVWGTLGFYSALESALNIVFGVQNRTFLHQKWVTFVLVTVSLLVLFTSLIVTTAATGWYHRHAPHLVDLKLIPFVATLAATTVGIFLFLTAVYKYLTNVELHLADVWPGALVGTVLFQGLFSGLSLYLRFSDQLLTLRAFGGLVLLLVWLYLMANIIVLGAEINWWHWSRRQPAEPELEGLA from the coding sequence ATGGCGGCCAATACCCCGAAGATGGTGCTGCATCCGCTGCGCACCGCGGCCAAGCACGGGCATCCCGTCATCTCGAAGTACCTGCGCGACCGCGGCCCGCACCTCGCGGCGATGGTCGCCTACTACGCCCTGCTCTCGCTCGTGCCGTTCCTGTTCCTGACGGCGTCGCTGCTCGGATTCGCGGGGCACGTCTCGCCCAGCTCCTACCTGATCCGTGAGCTGGCCCACATCCTGCCCGGCCAGTCCGCGCGCGACCTGCTCCACACCGTCCAGGCGATCCAGCGCGACGCGGGCACGCTCGGGGCGATCGGCCTGATCGGCCTCGTGTGGGGCACGCTCGGGTTCTACTCGGCGCTCGAGTCGGCGCTGAACATCGTGTTCGGCGTCCAGAACCGCACGTTCCTGCACCAGAAGTGGGTCACGTTCGTGCTCGTAACGGTCTCGCTGCTCGTGCTCTTCACGTCGCTGATCGTGACCACGGCGGCGACCGGCTGGTACCACCGCCACGCGCCCCACCTGGTCGACCTGAAGCTGATCCCGTTCGTCGCCACCCTGGCCGCGACGACGGTCGGAATCTTCCTCTTCCTGACCGCCGTCTACAAGTACCTGACCAACGTCGAGCTGCACCTGGCGGACGTGTGGCCGGGCGCGCTCGTCGGGACGGTGCTCTTCCAGGGCCTCTTCTCGGGCCTCTCGCTCTACCTGCGCTTCTCCGACCAGCTCCTCACGCTGCGCGCCTTCGGCGGGCTGGTGCTCCTGCTGGTGTGGCTCTACCTGATGGCGAACATCATCGTGCTCGGCGCCGAGATCAACTGGTGGCACTGGTCGCGCAGGCAGCCGGCCGAGCCGGAGCTCGAGGGGCTGGCGTGA
- a CDS encoding ABC-2 family transporter protein — MTVALATLRTAFLEAWSNRRGFWFQIGIMAANDVAWVIFWVLFFRKVGSLKGWDTHKVLLLFAILTTVSGTGLGLLSNSRRLGELIAGGSLDAALALPTNPLTYLLTRRVDTALLGDLAFGPVLFLVAGDPTPERALIFVFGAICGTVVLVGFLVALGSVTLFAGGRGEQADLGFQAILIFASYPIDVFGGLTKLFLFTAVPAAFVTGLPTSLVSSFRWPVALAAIAAAAFFALMAVTTFRIGLRRYSSGALWTRA, encoded by the coding sequence ATGACCGTCGCCCTCGCCACCCTGCGCACCGCGTTTCTGGAGGCCTGGTCGAACCGGCGCGGGTTCTGGTTCCAGATCGGGATCATGGCCGCGAACGACGTGGCCTGGGTGATCTTCTGGGTGCTCTTCTTCCGCAAGGTCGGGTCGCTGAAGGGCTGGGACACCCACAAGGTGCTGCTGCTGTTCGCGATCCTGACGACGGTGAGCGGCACCGGCCTCGGCCTGCTCTCGAACTCACGCCGGCTGGGCGAGCTGATCGCCGGCGGGTCGCTCGACGCCGCTCTCGCACTGCCCACGAATCCGCTCACCTACCTGCTGACGCGGCGGGTGGACACTGCCCTCCTCGGCGACCTCGCCTTCGGGCCCGTGCTCTTCCTGGTGGCCGGCGACCCGACGCCCGAGCGGGCGCTGATCTTCGTGTTCGGCGCGATCTGCGGGACGGTGGTGCTGGTGGGCTTCCTGGTCGCGCTGGGGTCGGTGACGCTGTTCGCCGGCGGGCGCGGCGAGCAGGCCGACCTGGGCTTCCAGGCGATCCTGATCTTCGCCTCCTACCCGATCGACGTGTTCGGGGGGCTGACGAAGCTGTTCCTCTTCACGGCGGTGCCCGCGGCGTTCGTGACCGGCCTCCCGACGAGCCTCGTGTCGAGCTTCCGCTGGCCGGTCGCGCTGGCGGCGATCGCCGCGGCGGCGTTCTTCGCCCTCATGGCGGTGACGACGTTCCGGATCGGCCTGCGGCGGTACAGCTCGGGCGCGCTGTGGACGCGGGCGTGA
- a CDS encoding ABC-2 family transporter protein: protein MSALLAQLHLSARRTMRQRGELAVRVTFYALILVIFSALWSAATKANGGSISGYTAHSLLWYVAAAEGSVIATKPRMIETIGWDISSGAIVTEMLRPASVVGLRLAAELGEALVRLVASLAVGGVIVWLYVGPPPSAAGIALFVPASLLAVGCNLAAQHAFAGAAFWLRDARSTWFLYQKLVFLLGGMLLPLEFLPTGLADVAKALPFAAMAYAPARLASGHVEPWLLLAQAAWLVALLACAGGVFRAGERRLEVVGG, encoded by the coding sequence GTGAGCGCCCTCCTCGCCCAGCTGCACCTCTCGGCCCGGCGGACGATGCGCCAGCGCGGCGAGCTGGCCGTGCGGGTGACGTTCTACGCGCTCATCCTGGTCATCTTCTCGGCCCTGTGGTCGGCGGCGACGAAGGCCAACGGCGGCTCGATCTCGGGCTACACCGCCCACTCGCTGCTCTGGTACGTGGCCGCGGCCGAGGGCTCGGTGATCGCCACCAAGCCGCGGATGATCGAGACCATCGGCTGGGACATATCCTCCGGCGCCATCGTGACCGAGATGCTGCGGCCGGCCTCCGTCGTCGGGCTGCGGCTGGCGGCCGAGCTGGGCGAGGCGCTCGTGCGGCTCGTGGCGTCGCTGGCGGTCGGCGGCGTGATCGTCTGGCTCTATGTGGGGCCGCCGCCGAGCGCCGCCGGCATCGCGCTCTTCGTCCCGGCGAGCCTGCTCGCCGTCGGCTGCAACCTGGCGGCGCAGCACGCGTTCGCCGGCGCGGCGTTCTGGCTGCGCGACGCCCGCTCGACCTGGTTCCTGTACCAGAAGCTCGTGTTCCTGCTCGGCGGGATGCTGCTGCCGCTCGAGTTCCTGCCGACCGGGCTCGCCGACGTGGCCAAGGCGCTGCCGTTCGCGGCGATGGCGTACGCCCCCGCGCGGCTGGCGTCGGGGCATGTGGAGCCGTGGCTCCTGCTCGCGCAGGCGGCGTGGCTCGTGGCCCTGCTCGCCTGCGCCGGCGGCGTCTTCCGGGCCGGCGAGCGGCGGCTGGAGGTGGTGGGCGGATGA
- a CDS encoding ATP-binding cassette domain-containing protein, which translates to MLAISTTELSKEFTAGRGRDRRRVEAVRDITFTVERGERLAYIGPNGAGKSTSIKMLTGILHPTRGEATVLGLVPWTQRRDLARRIGTLFGQRSQLWFELTTRQTLHLLARIYRLDPDDARRRTDELAELLDATDLIDQPVRSLSLGQRMRCELAATVLHGPEVLFLDEPTIGLDLIAKQRFREMVVRLNEEHGTTVFLTSHDVADIEHVADRVVVINHGTIIYDDQVGRMRRSLLQTKLLEVRFEEAPDGLEIDGVQVTSESDTVYGLVVDTRRLSVREVLDELLDSYAIADISVVDPPLEQVISEIYEGRT; encoded by the coding sequence ATGCTTGCCATCTCGACCACCGAGCTCTCCAAGGAATTCACCGCCGGCCGCGGCCGCGACCGCCGCCGCGTCGAGGCCGTGCGCGACATCACCTTCACCGTGGAGCGAGGCGAGCGGCTGGCCTACATCGGCCCGAACGGCGCCGGCAAGTCGACGTCGATCAAGATGCTCACGGGCATCCTGCACCCGACTCGCGGCGAGGCGACGGTGCTCGGCCTCGTGCCGTGGACCCAGCGTCGCGACCTCGCCCGCCGCATCGGCACGCTCTTTGGCCAGCGCTCCCAGCTCTGGTTCGAGCTCACCACCCGGCAGACGCTGCACCTGCTCGCGCGGATCTACCGGCTCGACCCCGACGATGCCCGCCGCCGCACCGACGAGCTGGCGGAGCTGCTCGACGCCACCGACCTGATCGACCAGCCGGTGCGCTCGCTCTCGCTCGGCCAGCGAATGCGCTGCGAGCTCGCCGCGACGGTGCTGCACGGGCCCGAGGTGCTCTTTCTCGACGAGCCCACGATCGGACTCGACCTGATCGCCAAGCAGCGCTTCCGCGAGATGGTGGTGCGCCTGAACGAGGAGCACGGCACCACCGTCTTTCTCACCTCGCACGACGTGGCCGACATCGAGCACGTGGCCGACCGGGTCGTCGTGATCAACCACGGCACGATCATCTACGACGACCAGGTGGGCCGGATGCGGCGCTCGCTGCTGCAGACGAAGCTGCTCGAGGTGCGCTTCGAGGAGGCGCCGGACGGGCTCGAGATCGACGGCGTGCAGGTGACCTCGGAGTCCGACACGGTCTACGGCCTGGTGGTGGACACCCGCCGCCTGTCGGTGCGCGAGGTGCTCGACGAGCTGCTCGACAGCTATGCGATCGCAGACATCTCCGTGGTCGATCCGCCGCTCGAGCAGGTCATCTCGGAGATCTACGAGGGGCGGACGTGA
- the rdgB gene encoding RdgB/HAM1 family non-canonical purine NTP pyrophosphatase: protein MSGRRIVLASGNAHKAVELARVLPGWDVQAFGGELPEETGDTFVANALLKARHVFAATGGGDWVLADDSGIEAAALGGVPGVRSARYAGEDATDEQNLAKLLAALHGQEDRRVRYVAELVAIAPGGAELHARGELTGTLAEAPRGSGGFGYDPAFVPDGETRTVAEMSPEEKDAMSHRARAAAALRPKLPE, encoded by the coding sequence GTGAGCGGCCGCAGGATCGTGCTCGCGTCGGGGAACGCGCACAAGGCCGTCGAGCTCGCGCGGGTGCTGCCGGGCTGGGACGTGCAGGCGTTCGGCGGCGAGCTGCCCGAGGAGACCGGCGACACGTTCGTCGCGAACGCGCTCCTGAAGGCGCGGCACGTGTTCGCGGCAACCGGCGGCGGCGACTGGGTGCTGGCCGACGACTCGGGCATCGAGGCGGCCGCGCTCGGCGGGGTGCCCGGCGTGCGCTCGGCCCGCTACGCCGGCGAGGACGCGACCGACGAGCAGAACCTGGCGAAGCTCCTGGCGGCGCTCCATGGGCAAGAAGACCGCCGCGTCCGCTACGTCGCCGAGCTGGTCGCGATCGCCCCCGGCGGCGCGGAGCTCCACGCCCGCGGCGAGCTGACCGGGACGCTTGCCGAGGCCCCGCGCGGGAGCGGCGGCTTCGGCTACGACCCGGCGTTCGTGCCGGACGGCGAGACGCGCACGGTCGCCGAGATGTCCCCCGAGGAGAAGGACGCGATGTCGCACCGCGCCCGCGCCGCCGCGGCCCTGCGCCCGAAGCTCCCTGAATAG
- the rph gene encoding ribonuclease PH yields MSRGDGRAADELRPVEIELDFIPSASGSALFKIGSTRLICTAMVEESVPPWMRGRGTGWVTSEYGMLPGSTSERKSRDSSRGRVDGRTVEIQRLVGRSLRSVVDFKALGERTAWIDCDVIQADGGTRCAAICGGYVALHVALSRLVGKGALERVPLRDSVAAVSVGIVDGEPLLDLPYAEDSRAEVDMNVVMTGSGELIEVQATAERTPFGRASLDRLLELAAGGIETIGRDQARVLREA; encoded by the coding sequence ATGAGCCGCGGCGACGGCCGCGCGGCCGACGAGCTGCGCCCGGTCGAGATCGAGCTCGACTTCATCCCGTCGGCGTCGGGCTCCGCGCTCTTCAAGATCGGCTCGACCCGGCTGATCTGCACCGCGATGGTCGAGGAGTCCGTGCCGCCGTGGATGCGCGGGCGCGGCACCGGCTGGGTCACCTCCGAGTACGGCATGCTGCCCGGGTCGACGTCGGAGCGGAAGTCGCGCGACTCGAGCCGCGGCCGTGTCGACGGCCGCACGGTCGAGATCCAGCGCCTGGTGGGTCGCTCGCTGCGCTCCGTCGTCGACTTCAAGGCGCTCGGCGAGCGCACGGCGTGGATCGACTGCGACGTGATCCAGGCCGACGGCGGCACCCGCTGCGCGGCCATCTGCGGCGGCTACGTGGCCCTGCACGTGGCGCTCTCGCGGCTCGTCGGCAAGGGCGCGCTCGAGCGCGTGCCGCTGCGCGACTCGGTCGCGGCCGTGTCGGTCGGGATCGTCGACGGCGAGCCGCTGCTCGACCTGCCCTACGCGGAGGACAGCCGCGCCGAGGTGGACATGAACGTCGTCATGACGGGCTCGGGCGAGCTGATCGAGGTGCAGGCGACGGCCGAGCGGACGCCGTTCGGGCGGGCGTCGCTCGACCGCCTGCTCGAACTGGCCGCCGGCGGCATCGAGACGATCGGCCGCGACCAGGCCCGGGTGCTGCGGGAGGCGTGA
- the murI gene encoding glutamate racemase, with product MDARPIGMFDSGVGGLTVLHECLVTLPHEDFVYFGDSSPDRFPYGPKPAATIRRFAHEIATHLAELDTKLVVVACNAATSAALPELQREFAVPLIGVITPEARAAVQVTRNRRVGVMATQATVTSGRYPAAVHALDAGIDVTQVACPELVPLIQSGDTHGHDLHEAAKTYAAPLKLAGADTVILGCTHYPLIRQMLQRIFGRDVTLITSAEEIAREVAETIARRGVGNDPDREGDYRFLCTGDPTAFRDVAGRFLQLPLTEVERVDADTLRVAA from the coding sequence ATGGATGCGCGCCCGATCGGGATGTTCGACTCCGGCGTCGGCGGCCTGACGGTGCTCCACGAGTGCCTGGTGACCCTGCCGCACGAGGACTTCGTGTACTTCGGCGACTCCTCGCCCGACCGCTTCCCGTACGGCCCCAAGCCCGCGGCGACGATCCGCCGCTTCGCCCACGAGATCGCCACCCACCTGGCGGAGCTCGACACGAAGCTCGTGGTCGTCGCGTGCAACGCGGCGACATCTGCGGCGCTGCCAGAGCTGCAGCGCGAGTTCGCCGTGCCGCTGATCGGCGTGATCACGCCCGAGGCCCGCGCGGCCGTGCAGGTGACCCGCAACCGCCGCGTCGGCGTGATGGCGACCCAGGCGACGGTCACGAGCGGCCGCTACCCGGCGGCGGTGCACGCGCTCGACGCGGGGATCGACGTGACGCAGGTGGCCTGCCCCGAGCTCGTGCCGCTCATCCAGAGCGGCGACACCCACGGCCACGACCTGCACGAGGCGGCCAAGACCTACGCCGCGCCGCTGAAGCTGGCCGGCGCCGACACCGTCATCCTCGGCTGCACCCACTACCCGCTCATCCGCCAGATGCTGCAGCGCATCTTCGGCCGCGACGTCACGCTGATCACGTCGGCAGAGGAGATCGCGCGCGAGGTGGCCGAGACGATCGCCCGCCGCGGCGTCGGCAACGACCCGGACCGCGAGGGCGACTACCGCTTCCTCTGCACCGGCGACCCGACGGCGTTCCGCGACGTGGCCGGCCGGTTCCTGCAGCTGCCGCTGACCGAGGTCGAGCGCGTCGACGCCGACACGCTGCGGGTGGCCGCATGA
- a CDS encoding S9 family peptidase, whose product MVDLIPRDVLFGNPERLAPAVSPDGKRLAHVAPADGILNVFVGELGGEDAKQVSNDRERGVRAFAWCMDNHHIVYPQDTGGDENWHLHLVDPDEGTDVDVTPFDGIQARILAGDREQPHLIMVGLNRDNPELHDAYLLDVRDGSLALAAKNPGFVSWLIDRKLNVRGGIAFLPDGGVEIRVGDPATGDYRILLAVGAEDALTTDVIGFTRDGTAIYLVTSKGVNAARLLRMDVETGAFEVLAEDPIYDVSDVEVDPATHEVQVVTFTRERADHVVLDESLRPDVEAMRKLHPGDLHFNGRDHADRIWILGFTADDGPVAYYAFDRTTGEGTFLFAHKPSLASYTLAPMEPFSFTSRDGLDVHGYLTFPPGSDRAQEATVLFVHGGPWARDEWGFSPDPQWLANRGYLCVQVNYRGSTGYGKDFLNAGDREWAARMHDDLLDAVAWVVAQGYADPDRIAIYGGSYGGYAALVGATFTPDIFTCAIDVVGPSDLRTLIRSIPPYWAPLVAQFHRRVGNPETEPDFLWSRSPLSRVDAIRIPMLIAQGANDPRVKKEESEQIVAAMTERGIPHRYLVFEDEGHGFRKPENNLAFHAAAEEFLAEHLGGRLEPARADEGTAA is encoded by the coding sequence ATGGTCGATCTGATCCCTCGCGACGTCCTGTTCGGGAACCCGGAGCGGCTCGCTCCGGCGGTGTCGCCCGACGGCAAACGGCTGGCCCACGTCGCTCCGGCGGACGGGATCCTGAACGTGTTCGTCGGGGAGCTCGGCGGCGAGGACGCGAAGCAGGTCTCGAACGACCGCGAGCGCGGCGTGCGCGCCTTTGCGTGGTGCATGGACAACCACCACATCGTCTATCCGCAGGACACGGGCGGCGACGAGAACTGGCACCTGCACCTGGTCGATCCGGACGAGGGCACCGACGTCGACGTGACGCCGTTCGACGGCATCCAGGCCCGCATCCTGGCCGGCGATCGCGAGCAGCCGCACCTGATCATGGTGGGCCTCAACCGCGACAACCCGGAGCTGCACGACGCCTACCTGCTCGACGTCCGCGACGGCTCGCTGGCGCTCGCCGCGAAGAATCCGGGCTTCGTCAGCTGGCTGATCGACCGGAAGCTGAACGTCCGCGGCGGGATCGCCTTCCTGCCCGACGGCGGCGTCGAGATCCGGGTCGGCGACCCGGCGACGGGCGACTACCGCATCCTGCTCGCCGTGGGCGCCGAGGACGCGCTCACGACCGACGTCATCGGCTTCACGCGCGACGGCACGGCGATCTACCTGGTGACGTCCAAGGGCGTGAACGCGGCCCGGCTCCTGCGCATGGACGTCGAGACCGGCGCCTTCGAGGTGCTGGCCGAGGACCCGATCTACGACGTGTCCGACGTCGAGGTCGACCCGGCCACGCACGAGGTGCAGGTGGTCACGTTCACGCGCGAACGGGCCGATCACGTCGTGCTCGACGAGTCGCTGCGCCCCGACGTCGAGGCGATGCGCAAGCTGCACCCGGGCGACCTGCACTTCAACGGCCGCGACCACGCCGACCGGATCTGGATCCTCGGGTTCACCGCCGACGACGGCCCCGTCGCCTACTACGCGTTCGACCGCACGACCGGCGAGGGCACCTTCCTCTTCGCCCACAAGCCGTCGCTCGCGAGCTACACGCTGGCACCGATGGAGCCGTTCTCGTTCACCTCGCGCGACGGCCTCGACGTGCACGGCTACCTGACCTTCCCGCCCGGCTCCGACCGCGCGCAAGAGGCGACCGTGCTCTTCGTGCACGGCGGGCCCTGGGCGCGCGACGAGTGGGGCTTCAGCCCCGACCCGCAGTGGCTCGCGAACCGCGGCTACCTGTGCGTGCAGGTGAACTACCGCGGCTCGACCGGCTACGGCAAGGACTTCCTGAACGCCGGCGACCGCGAGTGGGCCGCGCGCATGCACGACGACCTGCTCGACGCCGTCGCCTGGGTGGTCGCGCAGGGCTACGCCGACCCCGACCGGATCGCGATCTACGGCGGCTCCTACGGCGGCTACGCCGCGCTGGTCGGCGCCACGTTCACGCCGGACATCTTCACGTGCGCGATCGACGTCGTCGGCCCGTCCGACCTGCGCACCCTGATCCGCAGCATCCCGCCCTACTGGGCGCCGCTCGTGGCCCAGTTCCACCGGCGGGTCGGGAACCCCGAGACCGAGCCCGACTTCCTCTGGTCGCGCTCGCCGCTCTCGCGGGTCGACGCCATCCGCATCCCGATGCTGATCGCGCAGGGCGCGAACGACCCGCGCGTGAAGAAGGAGGAGTCCGAGCAGATCGTGGCGGCGATGACCGAGCGCGGCATCCCCCACCGCTACCTCGTGTTCGAGGACGAGGGCCACGGATTCCGAAAGCCCGAGAACAACCTGGCGTTCCATGCGGCCGCCGAGGAGTTCCTGGCCGAGCACCTGGGCGGACGGCTCGAGCCCGCCCGCGCCGACGAAGGGACCGCAGCATGA
- a CDS encoding type 1 glutamine amidotransferase: protein MSLRALHIVNEPSGPGGLFLPPLESRGFVIDSVDIAQTPLPDTLAGYDAVISCGGTANTHETDVYTWIDPQIELLRGALRDEVPVIGLCLGAQLLTKAAGGNVYRCEPSEVGWVEVQTNAAASADPVLADVPGSFMAMQWHRYACELPPGAVELGRNSTCLQAFRLGEAAWGTQFHIEVTRDILLAWARWGGEDLAAAGYSQERYMEELERHLSRHEKIGRGMAERFAEIAATRARSAA from the coding sequence ATGAGCCTGCGCGCCCTCCACATCGTGAACGAGCCGAGCGGCCCCGGCGGCCTCTTCCTGCCGCCGCTCGAGAGCCGCGGGTTCGTGATCGACTCCGTCGACATCGCCCAGACCCCGCTGCCCGACACGCTGGCCGGCTACGACGCCGTCATCTCCTGCGGCGGGACGGCGAACACGCACGAGACCGACGTCTACACCTGGATCGACCCGCAGATCGAGCTGCTCCGCGGGGCGCTGCGCGACGAGGTGCCCGTGATCGGCCTCTGCCTCGGCGCGCAGCTGCTGACGAAGGCGGCCGGCGGGAACGTCTACCGCTGCGAGCCGTCCGAGGTCGGGTGGGTGGAGGTGCAGACGAACGCCGCCGCCTCGGCCGACCCGGTGCTGGCCGACGTGCCCGGCTCGTTCATGGCGATGCAGTGGCACCGCTATGCGTGCGAGCTCCCGCCCGGCGCCGTCGAGCTCGGCCGCAACAGCACCTGCCTGCAGGCGTTCCGGCTGGGCGAGGCCGCCTGGGGCACGCAGTTCCACATCGAGGTCACGCGCGACATCCTGCTCGCCTGGGCACGCTGGGGCGGCGAGGACCTGGCGGCGGCCGGGTACTCCCAGGAGCGCTACATGGAGGAGCTCGAGCGCCACTTGAGCCGGCACGAGAAGATCGGCCGCGGCATGGCCGAGCGCTTCGCCGAGATCGCCGCCACGCGCGCCCGCAGCGCCGCCTGA